From Rhineura floridana isolate rRhiFlo1 chromosome 12, rRhiFlo1.hap2, whole genome shotgun sequence:
AGGTTCCACATTTCAGCCCAGTCCATCTGTACGATCTACCCATATGATGAAGCCATCCTGGTGTACTTTGGTTAAATTCAATCTTTCAACACCAGTTAATATCACTCTCCAGTGTCAGGAGGTCAGACTGATTTGGGTGTAAAAACTGAAGAAGTATAAGGCTGAAATAGAAATTTTAAAGCAATGTGAAGTTACTttctaaaatgtaaaatgtaaaaatagTTATTCTTGGGCAACAGTCCAAAGTATACTTAcgaggaagtaagtcccattgaatagtGAGTTTTAAGGAATACTTCTTTTGAAGTACACAAGTTTAAGATTAGGTCGCAAGAAGTGTAGTCTAGTAGAGGAACTAGTACCATATTAGGTCACACCCACAGCAAACAACCATTCCCAGGGCTtttgggggaaagtcatgtgctttaaatgtttggtgtggatgtgaccttaatgGCATTAAATAAATGCTAAATAGCAGTAGTACTGGTAGACAAACATGAGAGAAGACGTGACAGTTATTAGATACGTTTGTACTGTAGCTGTGCTTTTTTTAATCAGAGCTGTTGCCAGTTTTCTTTTCTGTCTCTTCCTAGGCCATGTCCCTGTCTTGCTTCTTTAACCCTCATCATGGCTGCTTATTACGGGCCAATGGCCATGGAGAAGTGTGGACAGATTGGAACAGCACTTCCAAATTCTTCCAGTATGGCTGGCGATGCACCACCAACGAGGACTCTTATGCCAACAAAACCCTCTTGGGGAACTGGGTTGAAGACCGCTACGACATTCGGAAAATGCTGCAGCCCAAGCCTCTCCCTTCCCAGGTCAGAGTGCCGTCTTTCCACCACCCTGTTCGTTAGTTTGCAGCATAAAGTGAAATACTTGATCCTCTACAGCAGGTTCAGCTAACCTGCAGCCCTCGAGGTGTCCTTGGACTCCAGTcctcatcagcaccagccagaatggccagcagggttgatgggagctgtaggtcaGCCACATCCaggaagaccaaaggttccccacccctcctctaaCACTCTGGGTTGTAtttagctaagtcctactcaaagcagacctgctgaaattaatgaacctaagttagtcatgtctattaatgtcagtgggtctactctgaataggactagcattgtatGACACCCTAAATGTTCAATTCCTTTATAATGCGCTGAATACAAGCCACGCCTTGAGAGAGCAAGTATAGAGATAAGATATTTGGACTAGGAAGGACTGGTTCATTTTCTTACTCAGCAGTGGTGCTCACTGGGCCCTGGGATCAGGCATTCCCTTTCAACCTAATCTATCTCTGTGTTGCTATGAGGATAAAAAGCGGGGAGGGATCATCTATATTCTCCATATTGTAGgacaggtgggatacaaatgtaattcaTATAGGAATAAAATAATTGTTCTATTGTATTTTGCCTTTGAAACGAGGCACATATCTGTGGGGGGGATGAGTAACAGATGTTGTCTAGGAACCCATGGCTCTTGCTCAAAGCTCTATGGAGGAAGCACAGTACACAAATGTAATAGTAGCTAGTGTTTCTCTGTGTGCTGTTGTCCTTGCTTACTTTCCCTCTGTGGAGTTGCCAGTTTATTTTctttggctgcagtcctatgcactccTTCCTAGGAAAGAGCCCCACTGTATACAGCAGAACTTTCTTCTGAATCAACATGCATACGGTTGCAGTATTAGTCACGTAATGGTCCCTCTCCCCATGTCCCTGATTATACccaaccttctgctgagctcagCCAAGGCGGTGTATGTATGGAGATGttctgctgagaagactcttcctagCAAAGGTTCttcattatttttttgtttagaaaaaaggtgagtaaagggggtgtataaaattatgcacgatagaggtgtatgaaattatgtgtggcatggaaaaagtgggtaGAGGCGTTTTTCTCCTTGTCTCATAATACCAGGGTCATTATGATGGGGTCAtcagatgaagctgaatgttaggagactctggaaagacagaaggaagtccttcttcacactacacatagttaaactacggaactcgctcccacaggaggcggtgatgaccaccaacttggatagtttcaaaaggggattagacaattcCATGGAAGAGGATAAGGTTGTCAATGACTGCTAACCATGATggccatgttccccctccactgtcagagacctcTGCCTGTTGCTGGGAAACATGAACGAGAGGGCAGTTGCCTTCATGCACTGTTTGTGCACTCCCAAGAAATGTCTGGTTAGTCACTGTGGGAatcaagatgctagactagatggacttttggactgatctagcagggatcttcttatagTTTCTTAGTTAAATGTGCACTCAATCTGGGTTTTTCCTTTCAGTATGCACACTACTTTGAGTCCACCTACTCGTCGGACTACTCCAAGGAAACGCCTCACAGTACAAGAAGTAGGTGCATGAAACTGGAATGCAGGCACATCGTTTATGGGTTGCCCCCAGCACTGGATCATATATTCCTAGCAGATTAATTCAAATCAGAGGTATACAGAAAGTGATGGTGTATGCTCTGGAGTGCCTTGACGGGCCAAAGGGCAGGTTAGAGCTAAGTTAAGTAAAGAAATGTCACAGGTAAAGAGTCAGTGAGCTCAGGATACACCTCAGCAAAGGGGCCTATAGGGACAGGAAGAACTCCAGTGATGTACACACAGATGTGCAGGCAGTCTGGATGCATGAGTGAATGGTGCCAACCCAATCACCCACAAAGAGGGCAACTATCCTTTGGAACTGTTCCCAATAAGAAAGTGGTATGTGTTGaggcattatcattattatttattagatttcttgcctgcccttcaccacaaagtcccagagcaggttacaatgtTGTAAAAAGATAGAGATACCCCatgattttaaaagcagcaaataCAACCCCAATAGTGTCAAGAATCTAGATTTGGGACAGATGCAAGATTCCATGTGCTGGAGTTGCAAACTGGAAAGATTAACAACTGTACTTATAGAAACCCCTGGATTCAGCTGCAGAACCTCCTGTAATGTACTTGTGATGAAGCAGCTTATCCCATTTGACTTTTCTAATGTGCCATCTCAGGAGTTCAGCTCCCTTTTTAGATTGGCAGAAGCTAGGACTGCCTTTGGCTAATGTGGAGTCTGTTCAGTGCAGTGTGTGTGTTCTGCTTTGCCAGCTTGCAACAACCCTGCTGGTTGCCTGCCTTTGAGCTCCTCAGCCTTGTCCTCTCTCTGCTCTTAGGAGTTACGCGAGAACCTCATTGGTTCCCTGgacaccagccagagctggagcCTCCTCCAATCAAGCCAACAGCTCGGTCATGCTACATGATAGATTACGAGCCTCCACAGAGCAGGGGAGCCCACTTGTTGGTTGACGGAAAGCCCAAGGAACCAGAAGGGCTTCAGCTGAAGCAATAGGACTAGAGTGGGGCTCTCGTCagctttgggacaagccaggtgGCTTGGAAGGCCCTGCTGATGTGACCCAGttgccccctcccttccccatccaccTTCCTAAAAGCTAGGCTGCCGCAGCAGCTCACAGACCAGGTCTGAAAATAAAAGAGTGCGCCAGAGTGAGAAGGAGATTCTCCGTCGTTCTTGTGACTTGCTGTATCTCTGTGTGTCAGTTCTGGTTACTGTCCTTTCCCCGTTACATTCTGTGAAGCTCCGCCTGACATTTTTCTTTGCTGGCCATCACATTTGTTCAGCTGCATAGCCAAGGACAGAAGAGCTTAGTGCTGCTGTTTTCTCCCCAGCAATGTGGTTGCCCAGCAGTAGCAGAAAGGAACTGCCTGTGCTCAGAACCATTTTCTTTTATCATGAATTCACACGCTCTAGAGCTGAGCCCTGTCTCGAACTAAGCCTGCACCAAAGACCGAGGGAAGAAGCAAGCAGATGCTTATTCATTGGTTTATTTGCTAGTAAACAAGCTACTTTGCttagaacaaataaataagaacagCCAGCCAGTGACCCCCTGCTGTTTGCGCCCAATGGAAAGGCTTTCTTAGGTGTAAAAGGGTGGGTCTCGAAGAGCCGTCTACTTTCTTTGCCCTGCAAGTAGGTCAGATTTCCCCTCCCTGGCAATGGGGATGGTGCGCTCTGGGACTTCCGTGGCTTTCCTTGGTCCATTCACTGTCAGGACACCATCCGAAGAGAGGGAGGAGGTGATGGAGAGGGGATCCACGTCAGCTGGGATCCTGTACTTCCTATGGAACTCCCTGGTGATGAAGCCATGTTCATCCTTTTcgaaggagagggagaaggggtgtgggaaagaaatgcatcaccaaataCATCTGGCTGTGAACTATTAGAAAGTTTACAGTTCAGTGTTaagacacatgctttgcatccagCAGATCCCCAGGCCCTTCAGTTTAAGAATATCAGTTAACAGGTTgaggagagacctctgcctgagatctgggagagctgctgccaatcattgcaggcagtactgagttaggtgggccaatggtcCTTTGCTGTGGATCAGCCCCGGCCTCCTCAGGTTTAAACTGAAAGAACCAGTGAGCGAGAGGCCCTTCCTATTTCCTCTGCCCATGGAAGTCCCTTTGAGGTTCCTCCCTGTGGCAGGTAACACGGCATTGTTAACATCTCCTTCCTTGGGGCCTCCCTTGTTTAGAATGGGCCAGCCATCACCCTGCCAAGGCCAGACCAACCTGGCGCTCCTCGTGTTTCCCATGAACTTCAATCGTGTCTCCCAGAACCTTGACTTTCAGCTCTTCAGGCGAGAAATGCTTCACATCTAGGCTTACAGAGAACTTGTCCTTATCCAGTCGCATCTGCAAACAAAGGAGTCTGGTTGGGGCAGTTATAATATTTAATGTTTACTAAGATGGAATACTTAGAACCGTAATTAGGCAAGGGCCCCTGCCTGTAGCTTTACGATCGAATGTACCTGATTTGCTATACCATGTTCCAAAAATGAAAGGCGACCCTTCGTGCTGCTTCCATGGTAGCATGTTGTAGATTGTGGATGGagaccttttttttaatgttgcggGCTGCTTTCCATCATGGGAAATCTCTTGGGGGCTGCCTACCAGGGTTGGGAGGGGCCAGAACTGGCAGTGCAGCACACCACCTttctcccccctttctctctacccttctctcttcctctccctctttctcaccACCCCATCCCGACAGCAATTAGGTTTAGGAAAATTCAGGAAGAAAATTCGATGTTAAATAAAATCTTTTTTCTAAGCCTTCCCCACATGGCAATTGTGCTTAGAAGAAAGCTCCCATTGATGTGCatgagtggttttttttaaagtctactTGTCATTTGGGGAGGCAGGCAGAACTGAGTAGGTTTGGCTACCGTTGGGGTAGGGTGAGAAAGCTAAGAGGtttctaaaattatgcatgggaaTAGAGGCAATTTTTTCTCAAAACACTGATTGGTGgtagatccaggacagacaaaagactcCTTCATGTGGTGCATAATTAAcatatggaactcactcccacaagacagTTTGTAAATAGCTTTGgttgctttaaaaggggattagacaagatAATGGCTGAGGAGATATAAACAGTGGGAGACGATGACTCCGCTATGAATAGCTTGCTCTGCTATTTAAGCATTTAAAATCcctgctctgccatgaagctcaccgggccagtcactgtgtcttagcctaacctacctcacagggttattgtgaggatgagatgGGGAGAgctatgtatgctgccttgagctctttggagggaaggtgggacataaataaatactagtaatGATGGTTGTAGAGCAACGtctacagcaggggttcccaaactgtggtccagggACCACCAGTGTCATAATGAACAGTACGATGCAAAAACAGTGTGGAATGAATAACTGCAGTAATATAATGTCAACCTACAGCCATAAAAATGCAGCATGACAAATCGAACCATTCTTGAACTTCATCATTCCATAGAgttgagaaggaccttggaagtCATCCGGTCCATCCCACTGTTCAGTACAGGGTTTGCAATTCAAGATGCAgatacagcatccctgacagaaggccatccagcctctgcttaagtgTCTCCAGTGAAGGAATGCCCATCATCTCCTGAAGCAGTTTGCTTCACTAGTGAGCACTTCTTAACTGCAGACAGTTTCctctatcaataccttggcacagtcattaaccaaagtggagacaatagtcaagaaatcagaagaaggctaggactggcgagggcagctatgagagaactagaaaaggtcctcaaatgcaagatggatcactgaacactaaagtcaggatcattccagaccatggtattcccgatctctatgtatggatgtgacagttggacagtgaaaaaaggggataagagaaaaataaactcatttgaaatgtgttggaggagagctttgcacataacaTGGACCGCAAACAAGatgcgttagaacaaattaaaccagaactatcattagaagctaaaatgatgaaattgaggttatcatactttggacacatcatgcgaagacatgattcactagaaaaggcaacaatgctgggaaaaacagaagggagtagaaaaagaggaaggccaaacaagatggattgattccataaaggaaaccacagacctgaatgtacaagatctgaacagggtagtttacaacagatgctattgggggttgctgattcatagagtcgccataagtcttaatcgacttgaagacacataacaacacatGTTAGTAGTCATTCACAGACATCCTGCCCTTGTCACTACCATACTGGGGGAGGATGTATTCTCGGTGGTAGCCCCACAGGCTCTGAAACTTACTCCCTTTGAAAACCTGTTTGACCCTGTATTTCAGAGGTCATGGTCACAATCCACCAGGAACTTCTTTGTGACCCCCATAGACAGAAATGAATACTCTTGCGCAGCTCATGTTAGGGTCTGCACAGGAGAACTTTCCATTCTTAACCCTGATGTTTGCACTGTCAGTGTTTATCATATAAATTAAGTCTACTTTTAGATCTAAAGCTGGCCCTTTTTTGCTGTCTTTCCTGTCTGAGTTATGTTCACAAATGATTCATTCCAGTCTCAAAGGTATTCTTAGTCTCATTGGAGAAAACAACAGATTTTCGTTGTGGGGGGTGTTAAGGGGAGAAAATGATTTACTTTGCCCTGGTGAGTCTTTATGTTGACTTTGTCTTGCATTTTCTGTCCCCGTTTTAATGCTAATATCTCTGATTTGTATctttaaacatataaaaatgcagcaAATAAATTAGTGGCTAAAGGGCAGGACCTGTGAAGGTGACAGGTGTTCCTCCACCTTGTTCAAGGGCTGCTTGAGAACTAGAGGAGGCTTAGCAAGAGAAAATATATTACCTCTGAGAATAGGCTCTCCAGCCAGCTGGGGTTCCTTAGAATGGAGGGTCTCAAAAGGAAAGAGCTGAGAACTGAGGAACCGGGGAGCAGTTCAGACTCCAGAAGGTGCTCCCCAAAAGTCTGGTTGAAGATGCGGCTTGGCAACAGGTTGGATAACAGGGGTCTGCGGAAGAAGGGGTGGTGAACGGTGATATCCATCTGGGTTGGTCCCGGAGGAGACGGTGGCAGCAGTAGTGTACTCCAGCCAGTCGAGAGCCAAGGCTTTATATGCTCCCTGGTGCCAGGCCAGGCCCAGGCTGAACTCTCTGGAACAGTGATGTCAGGCATTTCATTATCCCTGTTCCCCCATCCGCACCATTCAGCACTGGCCGGCGGATTAGCTGGAGATTTGTACACTCCACTCTGGAGCACCCACATTgctgaagaaaaagaagacagcTAAACTCTAGCAGGTCAGAATGAAACCTCCTGTTCTGCCCCCCTTCCtgattataatttttttttttttagcctggTCAGGCCAATCAGGCTTTCTCCTCAACTTCAGATGCCAGCATGAACCATGCAGTTACTATCTTTGTCTCACAAACAGAGAAACAACTCTCGGATCTTTTGGTTTGCATTGCAGCCTGGTGCTGTGTCCTTCCTCCACACTCTGGCTGTGTCAAAGCAGCAAGGTTACTCAGCAAAACATCTTACTCCCTCTTTTGTAAAATTACAACTCGGGGTTGCCCATCAAAGGTGCTCTGTGGCAGGATCAGCCCAAACAAAAAGAAAGTACCATTCCACAGCATGTGAACTTTGCTTAAGAAAACTCACTActacaaaatgtggcagtgacagACAGCCACAACTTTAGGaagcactttgttgttgttaagggCTAGATAGACCTGTGGAGGATACATCCACTGATAGCAGCCAGGAAATCTGAACACAGGAAATCCACATGCCTCTGCTTATTAGATGCTGGAGGCAAATGGGGCATAACTACtgctttcatgtcctgcttgtgatctTCCAGCGGTCTTCAGGTAGCTGCTGTTTGAAGCATAATACTGGAGTAGGGAACCAGCAAGGATTTTCCTTTGTCTCATTGATCATAGACTTGGTAGGGTTTTGTGGGATTATCTAGCCCACCCCACTGCTCAGTATATGATCTGCATTGCAGGATGCAACTGCAGTATCCATGATAGATAGgttaaatacctccagcaaaaCAGAACTCAAAGTCTCTCAAGACAGTCTCTTCTATTGTTGAACTGTTGGGAAATTTCTCTAAGCGTGTAGCCAAAATCTGCTCTCCTTGCACTTTCCACTGATCAGTTTTAGTCCTGATCTCTGGAGTAGTAGAGAACAAGTctgcttcatcttctgcatttcttttttgttttgttgttgaccTTGTGAGCTGAAGGCCTTGGTTTGCTTGGACTCTACTTCCTTTCACATGATCAAGAGATGTTTGAAGGCAAGTACTTGTTATCCATTTGGAGATTCTGCCCTGTTTGGATCTGGGCCCTTGAGTGTTTACTTCCTCATGCCCCACCCTTGAGCCAAATGCTTTCCCCCTTCACTTTGATTCATCTTCTAAGAATAAGAGGTGACTCATCTGACCCACTGGGTTAAATTTAAAGCTGGGAGCGTTAAATCTGATTGCTCCGGCTCCTGATAGGATACATGGGGCTGTTGCCAGCCATTACACCACCTCCAGCTGAGCATGATATGAATGCTGCCCAACCTGTTTCACTCTCTCTGTTCCTCTTTCTTTGTCTTCATCTCTTCAAGGGTGTAACCTGTACTATGCGTAGGTGGTATCCATAGCTGGAGTTATGGTTGTACCAAAGCAACAGGAGGCATCCCTCCAATAGAGCTGACCTACTATGGTGGCTAAATGAAACTTACATTTACAGAAGCACTGAACAACTATTACCATATGTTGGCAATCACTTCCATGCCCTCCTTGAGCACTTCTCAGAGGTGTCCAGCTGGCCACTACTGGGAACAGAATGATGGGTTAGAGTCAGCTGTCCCCACCCTGGTGTCCTGCACacaggctggacaacagttcCCATCAACTGACTAGATCTgatgaagttgtagtccaaaacatctggagagcatcaggatGGGAGAAGGGTGGGCTAAAGGGACCTTCAGTCTGGTCCAGGAAAACAATTTGTGTGTTAGTGCAGCACCTCTGCATGTTTGCTTGGAAGCTGGGCTTCCTCcccaataaggctgcaatcctaagcacacttactagggagtaagcaccatttaagtTATGGAACTGACTTCtgtgaataaacatgcaaatctGGCTGTGAGTGCTTATTTTAATGCAGCTGAGATGTAAAAGGAGAAGGGTCTTAGTAGAGTAcgttttacatgcaaaaggtcccagcttcgatctctggcatctccagttagtgcTAGGGtgtaaaacaagaagccagtctgaaactctggagagccactgctggtcattgTCAGCAAtcctgagctcaatggaccaatggtctgactcagtataatgtcGTTCACAATGTCCCTTTGTGAATAAACACACATTTTGAGGTGGTGAAGGGGTCAAGCTGAAATGTTGCATCAGTCTGAAGTTTGGTCAGAGTTTTGCAGTTTTAACCTGAAATGTTGACTTTCAAACGTTTTCCACTCTTATGTCTGCATTCACCTTTCAGGAATACTTTACAATGCATCAAATCTGTTAACCCTTGGCCAGTTCTCTAGGGGCCATAATGGATGTGGCAACGACACACATGGAATGCATGCACACGCATACAAGATACACAAATCAAGGGTTTATCACCCCATCCCTGCTTGTCAGTTGAACAATCTGATGACCAAGGAGGAGGTGTCCTGGTTTGTGCAGAGAGCTTTGAAACCTTCCCCCACAGCCAGCAGTGTTATGCCTACTTTCAAGATTTTTTTCTTGATGGACTAGAAAACTGAGGGGGCTGGGAAGCTGGTCAGGCC
This genomic window contains:
- the CFAP68 gene encoding cilia- and flagella-associated protein 68 — its product is MSLSCFFNPHHGCLLRANGHGEVWTDWNSTSKFFQYGWRCTTNEDSYANKTLLGNWVEDRYDIRKMLQPKPLPSQYAHYFESTYSSDYSKETPHSTRRVTREPHWFPGHQPELEPPPIKPTARSCYMIDYEPPQSRGAHLLVDGKPKEPEGLQLKQ
- the CRYAB gene encoding alpha-crystallin B chain encodes the protein MWVLQSGVYKSPANPPASAEWCGWGNRDNEMPDITVPESSAWAWPGTREHIKPWLSTGWSTLLLPPSPPGPTQMDITVHHPFFRRPLLSNLLPSRIFNQTFGEHLLESELLPGSSVLSSFLLRPSILRNPSWLESLFSEMRLDKDKFSVSLDVKHFSPEELKVKVLGDTIEVHGKHEERQDEHGFITREFHRKYRIPADVDPLSITSSLSSDGVLTVNGPRKATEVPERTIPIAREGKSDLLAGQRK